Proteins encoded in a region of the Ziziphus jujuba cultivar Dongzao chromosome 3, ASM3175591v1 genome:
- the LOC132803313 gene encoding putative F-box/LRR-repeat protein At5g02930: MGTKRVKGDCGECHTMLEDRISQLPDSLIHHIFSSLPTIYLVRMGRLSKRWRRMWVSTPFLYFDDFCIIALNKNVRTRDMVLKLMTYYLRYRKHCMQIPDTFLLSFRFDTHHMSASNSSDIRIIDDWLNFVVKSKVKELALSFKKYCLPQFILNASSLTLLKLTYLKLVAPTPSTFPSLKVLSLLSFESDVKSLQNLISGCPIIEELYLRTYALGPIDFVVSGTLKNLSLSVDFNEQWLNGLISRLPLLERLALESHTMKNISIRSHSLKYVFIKSFDTVEEVALTITTPNLVCLHLTCYSRNIIVVEAPNLLEASLTLEDRGGMLKASLMDLVHLLSNLNFLKKMMLTIRDEEVLILLKSIRKYCPSPLLNLKHLKVKIRDGRLYETAKLPDSLLWCAPCLETLEMV, from the exons ATGGGAACAAAAAGAGTTAAGGGAGACTGTGGAGAGTGCCATACCATGTTGGAAGACCGAATATCACAATTGCCTGATTCGCTAATACATCATATTTTCTCATCCCTTCCCACCATTTATCTAGTCCGAATGGGTCGTCTTTCCAAGCGTTGGAGACGTATGTGGGTTTCAACtccctttttatattttgacgATTTCTGTATTATTGCTTTAAACAAGAATGTGAGGACTCGAGATATGGTCTTAAAGTTGATGACCTATTATTTGAGATATCGCAAGCATTGTATGCAGATTCCAGATACATTCCTATTAAGTTTTAGGTTTGACACACATCATATGTCTGCAAGCAACAGCAGTGATATCAGAATTATAGATGATTGGTTAAACTTTGTTGTTAAAAGTAAAGTGAAGGAGTTAGCTCTCAGTTTCAAAAAGTATTGTTTACCTCAGTTCATTCTTAATGCAAGTTCATTAACACTCTTGAAGTTGACTTATTTGAAGTTGGTTGCCCCTACTCCTTCAACCTTTCCCTCTTTGAAAGTTCTCTCATTGCTTTCTTTCGAATCTGATGTTAAATCACTTCAAAATCTTATATCCGGATGCCCTATTATTGAGGAATTGTATTTAAGAACATATGCACTAGGACCTATAGATTTCGTTGTCAGTGGAACACTTAAAAATCTCTCATTATCTGTGGATTTTAATGAACAGTGGTTGAACGGCCTAATTTCTAGACTTCCTCTCCTTGAGAGATTAGCTTTAGAATCCCATACAATGAAAAATATTAGCATCCGTAGTCATAGCCTGAAATATGTTTTCATTAAGTCATTCGATACGGTTGAGGAGGTTGCACTTACAATTACAACGCCAAATTTAGTCTGCTTGCACCTTACATGTTATTCCCGGAATATCATTGTGGTTGAAGCTCCAAATCTGTTGGAAGCCAGTTTGACCCTCGAAGATCGTGGTGGTATGCTTAAAGCTTCATTGATGGATCTTGTACATCTTCTTTCAAATCTGAATTTCTTGAAGAAAATGATGCTGACCATTAGGGATGAAGAG GTTCTCATCCTTCTAAAAAGCATAAGAAAATATTGCCCTTCTCCATTGCTGAATCTGAAGCATCTGAAGGTGAAGATTCGTGATGGTAGGTTGTATGAAACTGCAAAATTGCCGGATTCTTTGCTATGGTGTGCACCTTGTTTGGAGACTCTTGAAATGGTATGA